A DNA window from Trichosurus vulpecula isolate mTriVul1 chromosome 2, mTriVul1.pri, whole genome shotgun sequence contains the following coding sequences:
- the LOC118836634 gene encoding olfactory receptor 52I2-like codes for MLGSSSNHTLLNTATFILLGVPGLETAHIWLGVPLSAMYSVVLLGNIIIVTVIWTDSALHEPMYHFLCVLAAVDIVMSTSVTPKMLNIFWSGNGVIGFAACFTQMYIVHATTAIETGLLLAMAFDRYIAICKPLHYQTILTPRTMVGMGLTIIARAITAMTPMTWMVVHLPYCASHVVPHSYCEHMAVAKLACADHMPSSLYSLIISFIIVGIDVIFIAISYSLILQAVFRLPSPDARMKALSTCGSHVSVMVLYYLPGILSIYVAWSGQHVVPLHTEVLLADFYLVIPPMLNPLIYGLKTKRIRERVWNALTTSFPGHV; via the coding sequence ATGCTGGGCTCCTCCTCCAACCACACATTACTGAATACAGCTACTTTCATCCTTCTGGGTGTCCCAGGGCTGGAGACAGCTCACATTTGGCTGGGAGTCCCACTGAGTGCCATGTACTCTGTAGTTCTATTAGGAAATATAATCATTGTGACTGTGATATGGACAGACAGTGCCCTGCATGAGCCCATGTATCATTTCCTGTGTGTCCTAGCTGCTGTGGACATTGTCATGTCGACCTCTGTGACCCCAAAGATGTTGAACATCTTCTGGTCAGGCAATGGTGTCATTGGCTTTGCTGCCTGCTTCACCCAGATGTACATCGTCCATGCCACCACAGCGATAGAAACAGGGTTACTCCTGGCCATGGCCTTTGACCGCTATATAGCCATCTGTAAACCTCTGCATTACCAAACCATCCTCACACCACGGACCATGGTAGGAATGGGCCTGACCATCATAGCAAGAGCTATCACAGCTATGACTCCAATGACCTGGATGGTGGTCCATCTGCCATACTGTGCCTCCCATGTGGTCCCCCATTCCTACTGTGAACACATGGCTGTGGCCAAGTTGGCATGTGCTGATCACATGCCCAGCAGTCTTTATAGTTTGATTATTTCCTTCATCATTGTAGGGATTGATGTGATCTTCATTGCTATTTCCTACAGTCTGATCCTCCAGGCTGTGTTCAGGCTCCCCTCTCCAGATGCACGGATGAAAGCACTAAGCACATGTGGTTCGCATGTGAGTGTCATGGTCCTCTACTACTTGCCAGGCATTTTGTCCATCTATGTGGCCTGGTCAGGGCAGCATGTAGTGCCCTTGCACACAGAGGTGCTGCTGGCTGATTTCTACCTAGTCATCCCTCCTATGCTGAACCCTCTTATCTATGGCCTGAAGACAAAGCGTATCAGGGAGAGAGTGTGGAATGCATTGACTACTAGCTTCCCTGGCCATGTCTGA